From one Phocaeicola salanitronis DSM 18170 genomic stretch:
- a CDS encoding type II toxin-antitoxin system RelE/ParE family toxin: protein MKIRSVIAYKHYFIDFVKSLPEKMQDKIIKTIQYVETLQMVPEKYLKHIEGAKGLYEIRAKFSSDIVRVFCFFDGEKLVILLSGFQKKTQKTPKKEIERAMKLMQEYFKEKERK from the coding sequence ATGAAAATCAGAAGCGTCATAGCATACAAGCATTACTTCATTGACTTCGTGAAATCATTGCCTGAAAAGATGCAAGACAAGATAATCAAAACTATCCAATATGTGGAAACGCTGCAGATGGTTCCCGAAAAATACCTCAAACATATCGAAGGAGCAAAAGGGCTTTATGAAATCAGAGCTAAATTCTCGAGCGATATAGTCCGTGTATTCTGCTTTTTCGATGGCGAGAAACTTGTCATCCTTTTAAGTGGATTCCAAAAGAAAACTCAAAAGACACCCAAGAAAGAGATAGAGCGGGCAATGAAACTTATGCAAGAATATTTTAAGGAAAAAGAAAGGAAATAA
- a CDS encoding helix-turn-helix domain-containing protein, whose product METYTLDDIKKEVYGEIGTPRRDKIEAELASLRVGIQIRNAREARKMTQSQLAEKIGKERSFISKVESDGKNLTLSTLYDIVTKGLGGKLNIQVQL is encoded by the coding sequence ATGGAAACTTACACGTTAGACGACATCAAGAAAGAAGTTTACGGAGAAATCGGAACTCCGCGCCGTGACAAGATAGAAGCCGAACTTGCCAGTCTTCGCGTGGGGATTCAGATACGAAACGCCCGCGAGGCAAGAAAAATGACCCAAAGCCAGCTTGCCGAAAAGATTGGCAAGGAACGTTCGTTCATATCTAAGGTGGAAAGCGATGGCAAGAATCTGACCCTCTCCACCCTGTATGACATCGTGACCAAAGGACTAGGTGGAAAGCTGAACATACAAGTGCAGTTATAA